A section of the Scomber scombrus chromosome 24, fScoSco1.1, whole genome shotgun sequence genome encodes:
- the LOC134006553 gene encoding uncharacterized protein LOC134006553, producing the protein MGVCELWFILLLLPAYNNSQVTLVKTTGREPYVAQICTNATIDIITSVTCKISTERIRGPECNLTYRIEHGLKHGCDSRFRLMNESQTIFLNLTSLTPEDSGNYSLTDVKTTGRESYVAPICTNEIMNTVLVVVCKISTDKSSGAECRLAYRYGQELFNGCDSRFTLMKKNQTFFLQLTNLTSVDSGNYSCECTKREGTNTLHLNITVEADEEVNSSILPISTSLAVGISCGVTAFIVITGVVLGFILRKIHCRNCSRTDTSALPARETPRSLDKDDPDNLYANLMCPITDVYQTVSSKRHQHGTKTNSARDSDPSDQIYENI; encoded by the exons ATGGGTGTTTGTGAACTGTGGTTCATTCTTCTGCTGCTACCTGCATATAACAACAGCCAAG TGACTCTTGTGAAAACCACTGGGAGAGAACCATATGTTGCTCAAATATGCACCAATGCAACAATTGATATCATCACATCTGTAACGTGTAAGATCAGCACAGAGAGGATCAGAGGACCAGAGTGTAACCTGACGTATCGCATTGAACACGGCTTAAAGCATGGATGTGACTCCAGGTTCAGACTCATGAATGAGAGTCAGACTATATTTCTTAACCTGACCAGTTTAACACCAGAGGATAGTGGGAACTACAGCT TGACTGATGTGAAAACCACTGGGAGAGAATCATATGTCGCTCCGATATGCAccaatgaaataatgaataccGTTTTAGTAGTGGTGTGTAAGATCAGCACAGACAAGAGCAGCGGAGCAGAGTGTCGACTGGCATACAGATATGGACAGGAGTTATTTAATGGATGTGACTCCAGATTCACACTTATGAAAAAGAATCAGACTTTCTTTCTTCAGTTGACCAATTTAACATCAGTGGATAGTGGGAACTACAGCTGTGAATGTACAAAACGTGAAGGAACAAATACTCTCCATCTTAACATCACTGTGGAAG CAGATGAAGAGGTCAACTCCAGTATTTTGCCTATTTCTACCTCTTTGGCAGTAGGAATAAGTTGTGGTGTTACTGCATTCATCGTTATTACTGGAGTTGTTCTTGGATTCATCCTCAGAAAAATTCATTGCAG AAACTGTTCAAGAACAGACACATCTGCATTACCTGCACGTGAAACTCCCAGGTCCTTG GATAAAGATGACCCAGACAACCTTTATGCAAACCTTATGTGTCCAATAACTGATGTCTACCAAACTGTCTCGTCAAAACGCCATCAACATGGCACCAAGACAAATTCAGCCAGAGACAGTGATCCAAGTGATCAAAtttatgaaaacatttga